One stretch of Thermogemmatispora onikobensis DNA includes these proteins:
- a CDS encoding electron transfer flavoprotein subunit alpha/FixB family protein, translating to MAELWVVLQEQEGLPPEYNQEVLAEAKEVAGQHPGQLQLCAVQLRAPLSPPVEESTVPLFKATVPERLYVLEHPALGRYTTEGYVAALSWLIQEHAPALIVTSATVNGQDWAPRLAAQLGLPFVARCLRFALEPEALLTLRALYGGRAYVQTRTRLGRQPALVTFAPGTRGTPPATGSSAVADLPAPEVITYQPRLAAEERNPSLQHLGIEAPSAEEVELEAAEKIVAGGRGVGREGFAELAALARLLGAAVGASRVATDRGWVEPERQIGATGKSVSPRLYIACGISGAAQHTSGIREAQTVVAINPDRNAPIFALADLGLLGDAREILRRAIQLLQEESVGV from the coding sequence GTGGCTGAACTTTGGGTCGTCCTACAGGAACAAGAGGGTCTGCCCCCTGAGTATAATCAGGAGGTGCTGGCAGAGGCAAAGGAGGTTGCCGGGCAACATCCTGGCCAATTGCAGCTTTGTGCGGTGCAGCTACGCGCTCCTCTTTCTCCTCCTGTAGAGGAGAGCACAGTGCCATTGTTCAAGGCAACTGTGCCTGAACGCTTGTATGTGCTGGAGCATCCCGCACTGGGGCGTTACACAACCGAGGGCTATGTTGCAGCGCTGAGCTGGCTCATCCAGGAACACGCGCCGGCGTTGATCGTGACCAGTGCGACTGTCAATGGCCAGGACTGGGCCCCGCGTCTGGCAGCACAGCTTGGGCTGCCTTTTGTGGCACGCTGCCTGCGTTTCGCTCTGGAGCCAGAGGCCCTGTTGACGCTGCGAGCCCTGTATGGTGGGCGGGCGTACGTCCAGACGCGCACCCGGTTGGGGAGACAGCCGGCGCTGGTGACCTTTGCGCCAGGCACGCGAGGTACACCGCCGGCGACTGGCTCTTCAGCAGTAGCAGACCTGCCTGCGCCAGAGGTGATCACCTACCAGCCTCGGCTTGCGGCTGAGGAGCGGAACCCGTCTCTGCAGCATCTTGGGATTGAGGCCCCCTCAGCAGAGGAAGTAGAGCTAGAAGCTGCCGAGAAGATCGTTGCTGGCGGTCGGGGTGTTGGTCGCGAGGGCTTTGCCGAGTTGGCCGCCTTAGCTCGTCTGCTAGGTGCCGCCGTAGGAGCCAGTCGCGTGGCCACCGATCGCGGCTGGGTTGAGCCAGAGCGCCAGATTGGAGCGACCGGCAAAAGTGTCAGTCCAAGACTGTACATCGCCTGCGGTATTTCGGGTGCAGCCCAACATACCAGCGGCATTCGGGAAGCCCAGACCGTTGTGGCCATCAATCCCGATCGCAATGCGCCGATCTTTGCTCTGGCCGATCTCGGACTCCTGGGCGATGCCAGAGAGATTCTGCGGCGGGCCATTCAGCTCCTGCAGGAAGAGTCGGTAGGGGTCTAA
- a CDS encoding quinone oxidoreductase family protein: MKAVQFARCGGPEVLELREVPDPVPAADEVLIDVKATTVNRLDLFQRAGSRPVPGLPYTPGLEAAGVVVEESNGFKAGERVLTTRAPEARGGGGYASRIAVPASHLVRIPDDVSFEQAAAAGLAASTAWAALFDLGNLKAGERVLVWAGASGVGTWAIQFARHVGAWVTTTASNTEKSETLRRLGADMIVNYREEKVGQVVRNAHGVNLVIELVGTTLQDSIDACVNDGRVVLIGNLGGQHSTVDTQSWRLKRVKVIGGGTLRTSPANEQRILQLIAEKAVSPIIARVMPITEVAEAHRLLATGEVTGKIVLLHA, from the coding sequence ATGAAAGCTGTGCAGTTTGCTCGTTGCGGCGGACCCGAAGTTTTGGAACTACGCGAGGTCCCGGACCCTGTTCCCGCAGCAGACGAAGTGCTCATCGACGTGAAAGCGACGACCGTCAATCGTCTGGATCTCTTTCAGCGGGCAGGCAGCAGACCGGTGCCTGGCCTGCCTTACACGCCAGGTCTAGAGGCGGCGGGTGTAGTGGTTGAGGAGAGCAATGGCTTCAAGGCAGGCGAGCGCGTGCTCACCACGCGGGCGCCAGAGGCACGCGGTGGCGGTGGTTACGCCAGCCGGATCGCGGTGCCTGCCTCTCATCTGGTACGTATTCCTGATGATGTCTCGTTCGAGCAGGCGGCAGCGGCTGGTCTGGCAGCCTCGACGGCCTGGGCTGCGCTGTTCGATCTGGGCAATCTCAAGGCAGGTGAGCGTGTGCTCGTCTGGGCGGGTGCCAGTGGAGTCGGAACCTGGGCCATCCAGTTCGCCAGGCACGTTGGCGCCTGGGTTACGACGACAGCCAGTAATACGGAGAAGTCCGAGACGCTGCGCCGCCTTGGAGCCGATATGATCGTTAACTATCGTGAGGAAAAAGTTGGTCAAGTTGTGCGCAATGCCCACGGCGTCAATCTGGTCATTGAATTAGTCGGTACCACTCTACAGGATAGCATCGATGCCTGTGTGAACGATGGGCGTGTCGTGCTCATCGGTAACCTGGGCGGCCAGCACTCGACTGTTGACACGCAATCCTGGCGCCTCAAGCGGGTGAAGGTTATCGGCGGCGGCACTTTACGCACTTCCCCAGCCAATGAGCAGCGTATTCTGCAGCTGATTGCCGAGAAGGCGGTCTCGCCGATCATAGCGCGTGTCATGCCGATCACCGAGGTGGCCGAAGCCCATCGGCTCCTGGCAACCGGTGAGGTCACTGGCAAGATTGTCCTTCTGCATGCCTGA
- a CDS encoding FAD-dependent oxidoreductase — protein sequence MHAQQQFDVIVVGAGPAGSSAALVLARAGLRVALIERGEYPGAKNVSGAVFYAPGLLAELLPTFWDEAPFERYITRRVLTFLGRESAFSLDFHTRHFALPPYNGVTVLRPKFDRWLAGKAVEAGALLITSTVVDDLLYEGERVIGVQCRRDDGALYAPVVIAADGANSFLAKKAGLQREFSAEEMSLGVKEVLRLGVRTIEERFHLTGDEGMASEYVGEATGPIKGGAFLYTNRETLSLGIIVQIASLAQQRIRPYELLDRFKQHPAVAPLVRDGVTLEYSAHMIPEGGWQLVPRLARAGLLVAGDAAALVFAAGIFLEGMNFAVASGLAAAETALEAHRNSDFSAATLSGYRKRLEQSFVLQDLRRFRLTPAFVNNERLQNLYPELLCQAAEQVFRSEGRPRKKLGSTILTTLRSKVSLWTLLRDGWQAGRALFF from the coding sequence ATGCATGCGCAGCAGCAGTTTGATGTGATCGTTGTAGGGGCCGGGCCGGCGGGCAGCAGTGCAGCGTTGGTGCTGGCGCGCGCCGGTTTGCGCGTGGCCCTGATCGAGCGTGGCGAGTATCCCGGCGCAAAGAATGTCTCTGGGGCAGTCTTCTATGCGCCTGGTCTGCTGGCCGAACTACTCCCCACTTTCTGGGATGAGGCCCCTTTCGAGCGCTATATTACGCGCCGAGTCTTGACTTTCCTGGGGAGGGAATCCGCCTTCTCACTCGACTTTCACACCCGCCATTTCGCTCTCCCCCCTTACAATGGGGTGACGGTCCTGCGCCCCAAGTTTGACCGCTGGCTGGCTGGCAAGGCTGTCGAGGCCGGCGCTCTGCTCATTACTTCGACAGTTGTCGATGACCTGCTCTACGAGGGAGAGCGCGTCATCGGGGTTCAATGCCGACGCGACGACGGTGCCCTCTATGCTCCTGTGGTCATTGCTGCTGACGGCGCCAATTCCTTCCTGGCCAAAAAAGCCGGCTTGCAACGAGAGTTCTCCGCTGAAGAGATGAGCCTGGGCGTGAAGGAGGTGCTCCGCCTGGGAGTACGTACCATCGAGGAGCGTTTTCATCTGACGGGCGATGAGGGAATGGCCAGCGAGTATGTGGGCGAGGCCACAGGCCCCATCAAAGGAGGGGCTTTTCTGTATACCAATCGGGAAACACTCTCGCTCGGAATCATTGTCCAGATCGCCTCTCTGGCTCAACAGCGAATCAGACCCTACGAGCTGCTCGACCGCTTCAAGCAGCATCCGGCGGTCGCCCCCCTGGTGCGCGATGGCGTGACACTGGAGTACTCGGCCCATATGATTCCCGAAGGAGGCTGGCAGCTTGTCCCTCGCCTGGCACGCGCCGGCCTGCTGGTGGCTGGCGATGCCGCAGCCCTGGTCTTCGCCGCCGGCATCTTTCTGGAAGGTATGAATTTCGCTGTGGCTTCCGGCCTGGCTGCCGCTGAAACGGCCCTGGAGGCCCACCGGAACAGCGATTTCTCTGCAGCAACCCTTTCAGGCTATCGGAAACGCCTGGAGCAGTCTTTTGTGCTGCAGGATCTGCGACGCTTTCGCCTGACTCCCGCCTTTGTCAATAATGAACGCCTGCAGAATCTTTATCCTGAACTACTATGTCAGGCAGCTGAACAGGTCTTTCGCTCGGAGGGCAGGCCGCGCAAGAAGCTGGGGTCCACGATTCTGACGACGCTGCGCAGTAAGGTCTCTCTGTGGACGCTCCTGCGCGATGGGTGGCAGGCAGGCCGCGCGCTCTTCTTTTGA
- a CDS encoding ferredoxin family protein: MQELASESVVTQPIEERLELVRFKVDKRPHIRVHTEACRGCDLTPCVYVCPAGLFEILGGEMHFSYEHCLECGTCYVACERKAIEWEYPRGGWGVSFRAS; encoded by the coding sequence ATGCAAGAGCTAGCATCTGAGTCAGTGGTGACGCAGCCTATCGAAGAGCGGCTGGAACTGGTGCGTTTCAAGGTCGACAAGAGGCCACACATTCGCGTTCATACAGAGGCCTGCCGGGGCTGTGACCTGACTCCCTGCGTCTATGTCTGTCCGGCGGGGCTGTTCGAGATTCTTGGGGGCGAGATGCATTTCTCCTACGAGCATTGCCTGGAGTGCGGGACGTGCTATGTGGCCTGCGAGCGCAAAGCCATTGAGTGGGAGTATCCCCGCGGAGGCTGGGGCGTGAGTTTTCGCGCCTCATAA
- a CDS encoding electron transfer flavoprotein subunit beta/FixA family protein, giving the protein MRIAVCLKQAPDCSSVYVDPVSGEVDRERFVQTLNAADACALEAALRLKEQRGGSVFALTLGPDESDEVLRVALAMGADTVERLWHPSAVDWGPLRIAAALAARLRADSSSLPDLIFCGEQSSDWASGTVGPALAAYLGLPQITGVIGLEPQQDPSGQLLLRVTRRLERGYRERLLARLPLLLTVHETLNEPRYPSLPAHLAALQATITVRDPLSLPQFVTDEEAEETTIVEVRMPRPRPHRLSIPDSQLSPFERIGEIVSGGTSRRQTRLVEGQPEELAHELVRFLRERGFV; this is encoded by the coding sequence ATGCGCATCGCTGTCTGCCTGAAGCAGGCTCCTGACTGTAGTTCGGTCTATGTTGATCCCGTCAGCGGCGAGGTGGATAGGGAGCGCTTCGTTCAGACGTTGAACGCCGCTGATGCTTGTGCGCTGGAGGCAGCCCTGCGTTTGAAAGAGCAACGAGGCGGATCGGTTTTCGCTCTCACGTTGGGACCAGACGAGAGCGATGAGGTGCTGCGCGTCGCTTTAGCGATGGGGGCCGATACCGTCGAACGCCTCTGGCATCCGAGCGCTGTCGATTGGGGTCCGCTAAGGATTGCAGCCGCCCTGGCAGCGCGCTTGCGCGCTGACTCTTCTTCCTTGCCCGACTTGATCTTCTGCGGGGAACAGAGCAGCGACTGGGCCTCCGGGACAGTGGGGCCAGCGCTGGCCGCCTACCTGGGTTTGCCCCAAATTACGGGTGTGATCGGGCTGGAGCCGCAGCAAGACCCTTCTGGCCAGCTCCTTCTACGGGTCACTCGCCGTCTCGAGCGTGGCTATCGCGAGCGGTTGCTGGCCAGGCTCCCCCTGTTGCTCACGGTTCATGAGACGCTCAACGAGCCGCGCTATCCTTCGTTGCCTGCCCATCTAGCAGCGTTGCAAGCTACGATCACTGTGCGCGATCCGCTGAGTCTGCCTCAGTTTGTCACTGATGAGGAGGCAGAGGAGACAACAATCGTTGAGGTGCGAATGCCGCGTCCACGGCCACATCGCCTGTCTATTCCCGATAGTCAGCTAAGTCCTTTTGAGCGCATTGGAGAGATCGTCTCTGGTGGTACGTCCCGGCGGCAGACTCGTCTGGTCGAGGGGCAGCCAGAAGAGCTGGCCCATGAATTGGTGCGCTTTCTGAGGGAACGAGGCTTTGTTTGA
- a CDS encoding flippase activity-associated protein Agl23, with product MSTQEAVQPVEAGQDDQPLSQARGGADRAKTVSRGQILEWVAYGVVLVVAAVLRFWDLGVRPLHHDESLHAYFSLQLMNQLANWEHCFAFGDCYHYDPLLHGPFQFHAMALVYKLAQLVGVPDNGVNTTTVRLLAATLGTVMVGLPYLLRRSLGRLAAWLATVLLAVSPSLVYYSRFAREDIYMACFTLLLVVGLVRYGQERKLGWLLVGVLGLALSYATKEATFLTIAVVGSYGGGVLVWELGSRWGLREKVEGEPGWLPRTWAPLLLLAYALIGGVVALLLFRWLHNLSIYITTHQQVSDAFVAALKDRTVQVIPWLGIALGLVVLVILLREMFQGEAAVEAARQRQRRGLARWVDEERQPVLATLVKMPWTHWFFGLLLFWAVFLVLFTVLFTNIRGGIGDGIWAGIYYWLEQQQVARGGQPWYYYLLLIPLYEQVGVVFGIVGLVRCLLRPTRLRLWLVYWCVGNLVLYSWAAEKMPWLTIHITLPLLLLAGIGLEPGVQLVVSWLQEGWKRWRERREEWEPREERGGRGRLEWGLLTVLAGIVLLVPTVHNMYEVTYVYEADAPHEMLIYVQTTVDVNRVMAKIDELDRKLDGGRHQLAIGLTDDATWPLIWYLRDYPNVCLEYPNGCPAIAKNIPVIIAGGDSIANGLPQQYAGPNGDYLYHQYQMRSWWDQGYMPPPCIPSAKQQCGPPAPYVGVGPLLWLSYGDNPPPGAHFNPVLAAERIWAWWWQRQPIGEDAGYYPMGLLIRKDLGVTP from the coding sequence GTGAGCACGCAAGAAGCTGTGCAGCCTGTCGAAGCAGGTCAGGATGACCAGCCTCTCTCTCAGGCTCGTGGTGGTGCTGACCGGGCGAAAACCGTTAGCCGTGGGCAGATTCTAGAGTGGGTGGCGTATGGGGTGGTGTTGGTGGTGGCGGCAGTGTTGCGCTTCTGGGATCTGGGAGTCCGCCCGCTGCACCACGATGAGAGTCTCCACGCCTACTTCTCCCTTCAGCTGATGAATCAGCTTGCGAACTGGGAGCATTGTTTCGCCTTCGGCGATTGCTATCACTATGACCCGCTGTTGCATGGACCATTTCAGTTTCATGCGATGGCGTTGGTCTACAAGCTGGCGCAGCTGGTGGGTGTGCCCGATAACGGGGTGAATACGACGACGGTGCGTCTGCTGGCGGCGACGCTGGGAACGGTGATGGTGGGGCTGCCGTATCTGTTGAGGCGTTCGCTAGGGCGGCTAGCGGCCTGGCTGGCGACGGTGCTGCTGGCGGTGTCGCCGAGCCTGGTGTACTACTCGCGGTTTGCGCGCGAGGATATCTACATGGCTTGCTTCACGCTGTTGCTGGTGGTGGGACTGGTGAGGTATGGGCAAGAGAGGAAGCTGGGCTGGCTGCTGGTGGGGGTGCTGGGCTTGGCGTTGTCGTATGCGACGAAGGAGGCGACGTTTTTGACGATAGCGGTGGTGGGCAGCTATGGGGGGGGAGTGCTGGTATGGGAGCTGGGGAGTCGTTGGGGACTGAGGGAGAAGGTGGAGGGAGAGCCGGGCTGGCTGCCGAGGACGTGGGCGCCGTTACTGCTGCTGGCCTATGCCCTGATCGGTGGAGTGGTGGCGCTCCTGCTCTTCCGCTGGCTTCATAATCTCTCGATCTACATTACAACCCATCAACAAGTATCCGACGCCTTCGTGGCAGCGTTGAAGGATCGCACCGTGCAGGTGATTCCCTGGCTGGGCATCGCTTTGGGTCTGGTGGTGTTGGTGATCTTGCTGCGGGAGATGTTCCAGGGGGAGGCGGCAGTGGAGGCAGCTCGTCAACGGCAGCGGCGTGGTCTCGCGCGCTGGGTGGATGAGGAGAGGCAGCCGGTGCTGGCGACGCTGGTGAAGATGCCCTGGACGCACTGGTTCTTTGGGCTCTTGCTCTTCTGGGCCGTCTTCCTGGTCCTCTTTACGGTCCTCTTTACCAATATCAGGGGCGGCATTGGCGATGGCATCTGGGCCGGTATCTACTACTGGCTTGAGCAGCAGCAGGTTGCGCGAGGAGGGCAGCCGTGGTACTACTATCTGCTGCTGATCCCGCTCTATGAGCAGGTGGGGGTGGTCTTTGGGATAGTGGGACTGGTGCGCTGTTTGCTGAGGCCGACGCGGCTGCGGTTGTGGCTGGTGTACTGGTGCGTGGGGAACCTGGTGCTGTACTCGTGGGCGGCGGAGAAGATGCCGTGGTTGACGATCCATATCACTTTGCCGTTGCTGCTGCTGGCGGGGATTGGCCTGGAGCCGGGGGTGCAGCTGGTGGTGAGCTGGCTGCAGGAAGGCTGGAAGCGCTGGCGAGAGAGGAGAGAGGAGTGGGAGCCGAGGGAGGAGAGAGGGGGGAGAGGGAGGCTGGAGTGGGGGCTGCTGACGGTGTTGGCGGGGATAGTGTTGCTGGTGCCGACGGTGCACAATATGTACGAAGTGACGTATGTCTACGAGGCGGATGCGCCGCATGAGATGCTGATTTATGTGCAGACGACGGTGGATGTAAACAGGGTGATGGCCAAGATTGACGAGCTGGATCGCAAGCTGGATGGCGGTCGCCATCAGCTCGCCATCGGACTCACCGATGATGCAACCTGGCCGCTGATCTGGTACCTGCGCGACTATCCCAACGTTTGTCTGGAGTATCCCAATGGCTGCCCGGCCATAGCTAAAAACATTCCTGTTATCATTGCGGGGGGCGATAGTATCGCCAACGGTCTCCCACAGCAATACGCTGGCCCCAATGGCGATTACCTCTATCATCAGTATCAGATGCGCTCGTGGTGGGATCAGGGTTACATGCCGCCTCCCTGCATTCCCAGCGCCAAGCAGCAATGTGGGCCGCCGGCCCCCTATGTTGGAGTAGGGCCGCTGCTGTGGCTCAGCTATGGAGACAATCCGCCGCCGGGGGCGCACTTCAATCCAGTGCTGGCCGCCGAACGCATCTGGGCCTGGTGGTGGCAGCGTCAGCCCATAGGAGAGGACGCCGGCTATTATCCGATGGGGCTTCTTATCCGTAAGGACCTGGGGGTCACACCCTGA
- a CDS encoding flippase activity-associated protein Agl23, whose protein sequence is MNLKRFEHQPVDSQSDQSELLAGVVAEQTDSLEQERMASHWPPGRAMRRQRPSRSQILEWVAYGVVLVVAAVLRFWDLGVRPLHHDESLHAYFSLQLSLNILSYHYDPLLHGPFQFHAMALVYKLAQLVGVPDNGVNTTTVRLLAATLGTVMVGLPYLLRRSLGRLAAWLATVLLAVSPSLVYYSRFAREDIYMACFTLLLVVGLVRYGQERKLGWLLVGVLGLALSYATKEATFLTIAVVGSYGGGVLVWELGSRWGLREKVEGEPGWLPRTWAPLLLLAYALVGAVLAKWLLGWLHNLSFYIAAHQGVSDEFVAVLKDDTSLVVPWLGVALGLVVLVILLREMFQGEAAVKAGRGGWRLRLARWVDEERQPVLATLVKMPWTHWFFGLLLFWAVFLVLFTVLFTNVRAGIGDGIWGGLYYWIEQIAVARGGQPWYYYLLLIPLYEQVGVVFGIVGLVRCLLKPTRLRLWLVYWCVGNLVLYSWAAEKMPWLTIHITLPLLLLAGIGLEPGVQLVASWLQEGWKRWRERREEWEPREERGGRGRLEWGLLTVLAGIVLLVPTVHNMYEVTYVYEADAPHEMLIYVQTTVDVNRVMAKIDELDRKLDGGRHQLAIGVMNDAIWPFIWYLRDYPHACYNYPADCPNPSSYPVIIAGGDNLYLAETQYADTATHTGAYLFHQYHMRTWWDEGYKPPPCLPSKANDNCAGQQTWGGVGPLLWLSYGDNPPPGAHFNPVLAAERIWAWWWQRQPFGATDGAYDMGLFIKKGLGVAP, encoded by the coding sequence TTGAATTTGAAGAGGTTTGAGCATCAGCCTGTAGATAGTCAGTCGGATCAGAGCGAGCTGCTGGCTGGAGTGGTTGCTGAGCAGACGGACTCGCTTGAACAGGAGAGGATGGCGAGTCACTGGCCTCCCGGACGTGCTATGCGCCGTCAAAGACCGTCCCGCAGCCAGATTCTGGAGTGGGTGGCGTATGGGGTGGTGTTGGTGGTGGCGGCAGTGTTGCGCTTCTGGGATCTGGGAGTCCGCCCGCTGCACCACGATGAGAGTCTCCACGCCTACTTCTCCCTTCAGCTGTCGCTGAATATCTTGAGCTACCACTATGACCCGCTGTTGCATGGACCATTTCAGTTTCATGCGATGGCGTTGGTCTACAAGCTGGCGCAGCTGGTGGGTGTGCCCGATAACGGGGTGAATACGACGACGGTGCGTCTGCTGGCGGCGACGCTGGGAACGGTGATGGTGGGGCTGCCGTATCTGCTGAGGCGTTCGCTAGGGCGGCTAGCGGCCTGGCTGGCGACGGTGCTGCTGGCGGTGTCGCCGAGCCTGGTGTACTACTCGCGGTTTGCGCGCGAGGATATCTACATGGCCTGCTTCACGCTGTTGCTGGTGGTGGGACTGGTGAGGTATGGGCAAGAGAGGAAGCTGGGCTGGCTGCTGGTGGGGGTGCTGGGCTTGGCGTTGTCGTATGCGACGAAGGAGGCGACGTTTTTGACGATAGCGGTGGTGGGCAGCTATGGGGGGGGAGTGCTGGTATGGGAGCTGGGGAGTCGTTGGGGACTGAGGGAGAAGGTGGAGGGAGAGCCGGGCTGGCTGCCGAGGACGTGGGCGCCGTTGCTGCTGCTGGCCTATGCTCTGGTCGGGGCCGTTCTGGCCAAATGGCTTCTGGGTTGGCTACATAATCTCTCGTTCTATATTGCTGCTCACCAGGGCGTCTCCGATGAATTTGTCGCTGTGCTGAAGGACGATACGTCCCTGGTCGTCCCCTGGCTAGGGGTGGCGCTGGGTCTGGTGGTGTTGGTGATCTTGCTGCGGGAGATGTTCCAGGGGGAGGCGGCAGTGAAGGCTGGCCGTGGAGGATGGCGTTTGCGACTGGCGCGCTGGGTGGATGAGGAGAGGCAGCCGGTGCTGGCGACGCTGGTGAAGATGCCCTGGACGCACTGGTTCTTTGGGCTCTTGCTCTTCTGGGCCGTCTTCCTGGTCCTCTTTACGGTCCTCTTTACCAATGTCAGGGCTGGCATTGGTGATGGTATCTGGGGGGGTCTGTACTATTGGATCGAGCAGATTGCTGTCGCGCGAGGAGGGCAGCCGTGGTACTACTATCTGCTGCTGATCCCGCTCTATGAGCAGGTGGGGGTGGTCTTTGGGATAGTGGGACTGGTGCGCTGTTTGCTGAAGCCGACGCGGCTGCGGTTGTGGCTGGTGTACTGGTGCGTGGGGAACCTGGTGCTGTACTCGTGGGCGGCGGAGAAGATGCCGTGGTTGACGATCCATATCACTTTGCCGTTGCTGCTGCTGGCGGGGATTGGCCTGGAGCCGGGGGTACAGCTGGTGGCGAGCTGGCTGCAGGAAGGCTGGAAGCGCTGGCGAGAGAGGAGAGAGGAGTGGGAGCCGAGGGAGGAGAGAGGGGGGAGAGGGAGGCTGGAGTGGGGGCTGCTGACGGTGTTGGCGGGGATAGTGTTGCTGGTGCCGACGGTGCACAATATGTACGAAGTGACGTATGTCTACGAGGCGGATGCGCCGCATGAGATGCTGATTTATGTGCAGACGACGGTGGATGTAAACAGGGTGATGGCCAAGATTGACGAGCTGGATCGCAAGCTGGATGGCGGTCGCCATCAGCTCGCCATCGGCGTCATGAACGATGCAATCTGGCCTTTTATCTGGTACCTGCGCGACTATCCCCATGCCTGCTATAATTACCCTGCAGATTGCCCTAATCCCAGTAGCTACCCTGTCATTATTGCCGGGGGGGACAATCTCTATCTGGCTGAGACCCAGTATGCTGATACCGCCACGCATACGGGCGCCTATCTTTTCCATCAGTACCACATGCGTACGTGGTGGGATGAAGGCTATAAACCGCCCCCGTGTCTGCCGAGCAAGGCTAACGATAATTGCGCAGGACAGCAAACCTGGGGGGGAGTAGGGCCGCTGCTGTGGCTCAGCTATGGAGACAATCCGCCGCCGGGGGCGCACTTCAATCCAGTGCTGGCCGCCGAACGCATCTGGGCCTGGTGGTGGCAGCGCCAGCCCTTTGGGGCGACCGATGGTGCTTACGATATGGGCCTCTTTATTAAGAAGGGCCTGGGTGTTGCTCCATGA